The Terracoccus luteus genome includes a region encoding these proteins:
- a CDS encoding Na+/H+ antiporter subunit E: MTTETTQPDAGGPAPPAPTGPQKRRRAFQPRAVIAVTVAWLLLWDRLSWGNLLNGILVGLFVTLAFPLPSIEYTGTFRPHRVLLIVVRFLADLVASSLQVMRLALGPRRPRNAVIEVQLRTRSDFYLTLTAELVALVPGTVVVDARRSRSVLYLHVLDVDKPGGIERQRQNVLDIEKRVVRALGSREEIAAVCTREDS; encoded by the coding sequence GTGACCACCGAGACCACGCAGCCGGATGCCGGGGGGCCGGCCCCGCCCGCCCCCACCGGCCCGCAGAAGCGACGTCGCGCCTTCCAGCCGCGCGCGGTCATCGCCGTGACCGTGGCCTGGCTGCTGCTCTGGGACCGCCTCTCGTGGGGCAACCTCCTCAACGGCATCCTCGTCGGGCTCTTCGTCACCCTCGCCTTCCCGCTGCCCTCCATCGAGTACACCGGGACCTTCCGGCCGCACCGCGTGCTGCTCATCGTGGTGCGCTTCCTCGCCGACCTCGTGGCGTCGTCGCTGCAGGTCATGCGCCTGGCCCTCGGCCCGCGCCGCCCGCGCAACGCCGTCATCGAGGTGCAGCTGCGCACGCGCTCCGACTTCTACCTCACCCTCACCGCCGAGCTCGTGGCACTCGTGCCCGGGACGGTCGTCGTCGACGCCCGCCGCTCCCGCTCGGTGCTCTACCTGCACGTCCTCGACGTCGACAAGCCCGGGGGCATCGAACGGCAGCGCCAGAACGTCCTCGACATCGAAAAGCGAGTCGTCCGGGCCCTCGGCTCGCGCGAGGAGATCGCCGCCGTGTGCACCAGGGAGGACTCGTGA
- a CDS encoding Na(+)/H(+) antiporter subunit C: MTTLIEATLQPSLTLVVIVAVLVAAGVSLVLDRSLVRVLLGLLLIGNGVAVLFMVVSGTAGKPAFVGSAAPDEMSDPLPQAMVLTAIVISLATIGFLLALSYRLWQISGTDDVPDDAEDARIQRRAELDEVSETYDPSQVSTTTSDELAAADERHEASEAAR; this comes from the coding sequence ATGACCACCCTCATCGAGGCGACGCTGCAGCCCAGCCTCACCCTCGTCGTCATCGTCGCCGTGCTCGTCGCCGCCGGCGTCTCGCTCGTGCTCGACCGCAGCCTCGTGCGCGTGCTGCTCGGGCTGCTGCTCATCGGCAACGGCGTCGCCGTCCTCTTCATGGTCGTCAGCGGCACCGCCGGCAAGCCCGCCTTCGTCGGCTCGGCCGCCCCCGACGAGATGAGCGACCCGCTGCCGCAGGCCATGGTGCTCACCGCCATCGTCATCAGCCTCGCCACCATCGGCTTCCTCCTCGCGCTCAGCTACCGGCTGTGGCAGATCTCCGGCACCGACGACGTGCCCGACGACGCCGAGGACGCCCGCATCCAGCGCCGGGCCGAGCTCGACGAGGTGTCCGAGACGTACGACCCGTCGCAGGTCTCGACGACGACCTCCGACGAGCTGGCGGCGGCCGACGAGCGCCACGAGGCCAGCGAGGCGGCGCGGTGA
- the mnhG gene encoding monovalent cation/H(+) antiporter subunit G: protein MSWTGVLDVAGAVCLLAGAFLCLAGAIGILRFRDTLSRLHAATKPQTLGLIMLLLGLALTLRTWAAVTSLVLPTFTQFFTSPVSAHLVGRAAYRTGNVDKEGLVTDELSEALDRQGWDPTK from the coding sequence ATGAGCTGGACGGGCGTCCTCGACGTCGCCGGGGCGGTCTGCCTGCTGGCCGGCGCCTTCCTCTGCCTCGCGGGGGCCATCGGCATCCTCCGCTTCCGCGACACCCTCTCGCGGCTGCACGCGGCGACGAAGCCCCAGACGCTGGGCCTGATCATGCTGCTGCTGGGGCTCGCGCTGACCCTGCGCACCTGGGCGGCCGTCACCTCGCTCGTGCTGCCCACCTTCACCCAGTTCTTCACCTCCCCCGTCTCGGCCCACCTCGTGGGCCGGGCGGCGTACCGCACCGGCAACGTCGACAAGGAGGGGCTCGTCACCGACGAGCTGAGCGAGGCCCTCGACCGCCAGGGGTGGGACCCGACCAAGTGA
- a CDS encoding Na+/H+ antiporter subunit D yields MNGYATLVPLPVLLPLLGAALTLAFRRSARLQRLTSVTVLSAVVAVAALLVWRTDVDGPQVLWLGAWKEPLGVALVADRLSALMLLVSSVVTLLVLVFAIGQGNADDEEETPLSIFHPTYLVLTAGVANAFLAGDLFNLFVGFEILLFASYVLITLGGTASRIHASTTYVVVSLLSSALFLVAIAGIYAATGTVNLAQLSIRLGEIPDGVALALQLSLLTAFAIKAAVFPMSAWLPDSYPTAPAPVTAVFAGLLTKVGVYAIIRTQTLLFPDSPLQGLLMWAALLTMVIGILGAVSQSGLKRILSFTLVSHIGYMIFGIALATPEGMAGAIFYVAHHITIQTALFLITGLVERLGGTTSIDRLGGLALASPVLATLFFVSAMNLSGIPPLSGFLAKIGLLDAGIAVGTPLAWLLVVGGIVTSLLTLYALSKVWSQAFWRSVAEARQTDPTTDEAPATVEPSGDHEVQVSGGSTGARTRGARSGGTATVALDVDPTTGRRVDTGPRALPPLMLAATAAMTVVGLLITVFAGPLFGYTQRSAADLMERSPYISSVLPPEVRR; encoded by the coding sequence GTGAACGGCTACGCCACCCTCGTCCCGCTGCCCGTGCTGCTGCCCCTGCTCGGGGCGGCGCTCACCCTGGCCTTCCGCCGCAGCGCGCGGCTGCAGCGCCTCACGAGCGTCACCGTGCTCAGCGCCGTCGTCGCCGTCGCGGCCCTGCTCGTCTGGCGCACCGACGTCGACGGGCCGCAGGTGCTGTGGCTCGGCGCCTGGAAGGAGCCGCTCGGGGTCGCCCTCGTCGCCGACCGGCTCAGCGCCCTCATGCTGCTCGTCTCGAGCGTCGTCACGCTGCTCGTGCTCGTCTTCGCCATCGGCCAGGGCAACGCCGACGACGAGGAGGAGACGCCGCTCTCGATCTTCCACCCGACCTACCTCGTGCTCACGGCCGGCGTCGCCAACGCCTTCCTCGCCGGCGACCTGTTCAACCTCTTCGTCGGCTTCGAGATCCTGCTCTTCGCCTCGTACGTGCTCATCACCCTCGGCGGCACCGCCTCGCGCATCCACGCCAGCACGACGTACGTCGTCGTCAGCCTGCTCAGCTCGGCCCTGTTCCTCGTCGCCATCGCCGGCATCTACGCGGCGACCGGCACGGTCAACCTCGCCCAGCTCTCGATCCGGCTCGGGGAGATCCCCGACGGGGTTGCCCTCGCGCTGCAGCTGTCGCTGCTGACGGCCTTCGCCATCAAGGCGGCGGTCTTCCCGATGTCGGCGTGGCTGCCCGACAGCTACCCGACCGCCCCGGCGCCGGTGACCGCGGTGTTCGCCGGGCTGCTCACCAAGGTCGGCGTCTACGCCATCATCCGCACCCAGACGCTCCTCTTCCCCGACTCCCCGCTGCAGGGGCTGCTCATGTGGGCGGCGCTGCTGACGATGGTCATCGGCATCCTCGGCGCGGTGTCGCAGTCGGGCCTCAAGAGGATCCTGTCGTTCACCCTCGTCAGCCATATCGGCTACATGATCTTCGGCATCGCCCTCGCCACCCCGGAGGGCATGGCCGGCGCCATCTTCTACGTCGCGCACCACATCACCATCCAGACCGCGCTGTTCCTCATCACCGGTCTTGTCGAGCGCCTCGGCGGCACGACGTCGATCGACCGCCTGGGCGGGCTGGCCCTCGCCTCCCCCGTGCTGGCAACGCTGTTCTTCGTCTCGGCGATGAACCTCTCCGGCATCCCGCCGCTCTCGGGGTTCCTGGCCAAGATCGGGCTGCTCGACGCCGGCATCGCGGTGGGCACCCCGCTCGCGTGGCTGCTCGTCGTCGGCGGCATCGTCACGAGCCTGCTCACCCTCTACGCGCTGTCGAAGGTGTGGAGCCAGGCGTTCTGGCGCAGCGTCGCCGAGGCACGTCAGACCGACCCGACGACCGACGAGGCCCCCGCCACCGTCGAGCCGAGCGGCGACCACGAGGTGCAGGTCTCGGGCGGGTCGACCGGGGCGCGCACCCGTGGCGCCCGGAGCGGCGGCACGGCCACCGTCGCGCTCGACGTCGACCCCACGACGGGTCGACGGGTCGACACCGGTCCCCGTGCCCTGCCGCCCCTCATGCTCGCCGCCACCGCGGCCATGACCGTCGTCGGGCTGCTCATCACCGTCTTCGCCGGGCCCCTGTTCGGCTACACGCAGCGCTCGGCGGCCGACCTCATGGAGCGCTCGCCGTACATCAGCAGCGTCCTCCCGCCGGAGGTGCGCCGGTGA
- a CDS encoding immune inhibitor A domain-containing protein: protein MRDSLRSTRGRLLALVAGGALVAGAGLAAPASAVEAVDGAAGSALGSAGGSAASRGTEHDLRPPQAVKQDALRQKALQDRLEGKPSAQGKVARVGGADATARGAQGNGAKGQYVQLEREGTDKIFVVIVEFGDEQYPDPRFQGPPPDGSTTDVTGPLHNEIPKPDRTVDNSTLWLKDYSRAHYEDMYFNRMAEYYERQSSGRYSVEGAVTDWVKVPFNEALYGRNYCGGIVCATSRALVRDALAVWVQNRLDAGQTMAEITAYLKTFDQQDRYDIDGDGNFDEPDGVIDHFQIVHAGGDEAAGDPNQGTDAIWSHRSAANLQAGGPLGAGVDVGTNGGLVTSPLVPNNSTGVWVYDYTVQPENGGLGVFAHEYGHDLGLPDLYDTSGNTGGAENNTAFWTLMSSGANIGDGSRNGIGDAPTDMGAFELYQLGWLQPQGRKGPFYDVARAGERSMHRLGSNVPAARGAKNQALFTLLPDKQVPLELGEPYAGERMYWSTQGDEIETTMTHAATAGTVTAQVNFDIEPDWDYAYLESSPDGQAWSTVPTNLSTNGDPNGQNEGNGITGTTEGAWVQLSGTLPAGTTQMRFRYWTDVAATYPGIKIDQVALDGTVVGTAETDTEGWTFDGFVTTTGDEVQEFFNAYIAENRQYDGYDTSLRTAYNFGFQDTAPDRVETYPYQNGMLVNYWDGSQTDNNVGDHPGSGLVLPVDAHPAFSHWPDGTLMRNRILSYDSTFGMEPTQAITLHNNGMTGRIASKRAIPEFDDTKTWWYDSDQHGATGSHPGRYQPGWYSVDPPKTGTTIRVVGSADKGAVLTVRVQPKG, encoded by the coding sequence GTGAGGGACTCACTCAGATCGACACGGGGGCGCCTGCTCGCCCTCGTGGCCGGCGGCGCCCTCGTCGCCGGCGCAGGGTTGGCGGCTCCCGCCTCGGCCGTCGAGGCGGTCGACGGTGCGGCCGGGAGCGCGCTCGGGAGCGCGGGTGGCAGCGCCGCCTCCCGCGGCACCGAGCACGACCTGCGCCCACCGCAGGCGGTCAAGCAGGACGCCCTGCGCCAGAAGGCGCTGCAGGACCGGCTCGAGGGCAAGCCGAGCGCCCAGGGCAAGGTGGCTCGGGTGGGCGGCGCGGACGCCACCGCCCGCGGCGCCCAGGGCAACGGGGCCAAGGGCCAGTACGTCCAGCTCGAGCGCGAGGGGACGGACAAGATCTTCGTCGTCATCGTCGAGTTCGGCGACGAGCAGTACCCCGATCCCCGCTTCCAGGGCCCGCCGCCCGACGGCAGCACGACCGACGTCACCGGTCCCCTGCACAACGAGATCCCGAAGCCCGACCGCACGGTCGACAACTCCACGCTCTGGCTGAAGGACTACAGCCGCGCGCACTACGAGGACATGTACTTCAACCGCATGGCCGAGTACTACGAGCGCCAGTCGTCGGGCCGGTACTCCGTCGAGGGGGCCGTGACCGACTGGGTCAAGGTGCCCTTCAACGAGGCGCTCTACGGCCGCAACTACTGCGGTGGCATCGTCTGCGCGACCTCCCGGGCACTCGTGCGTGACGCCCTCGCGGTGTGGGTGCAGAACCGGCTCGACGCCGGCCAGACGATGGCCGAGATCACGGCCTACCTCAAGACGTTCGACCAGCAGGACCGCTACGACATCGACGGCGACGGCAACTTCGACGAGCCCGACGGCGTCATCGACCACTTCCAGATCGTGCACGCCGGCGGCGACGAGGCCGCGGGCGACCCGAACCAGGGCACCGACGCCATCTGGAGCCACCGCTCCGCCGCGAACCTGCAGGCCGGCGGCCCCCTCGGCGCCGGTGTCGACGTCGGCACCAACGGCGGCCTCGTCACGAGCCCGCTCGTGCCGAACAACTCCACGGGCGTCTGGGTCTACGACTACACGGTGCAGCCCGAGAACGGCGGCCTCGGCGTCTTCGCCCACGAGTACGGCCACGACCTCGGCCTGCCCGACCTCTACGACACCTCCGGCAACACCGGCGGCGCCGAGAACAACACGGCGTTCTGGACCCTGATGTCGAGCGGCGCCAACATCGGCGACGGCTCGCGCAACGGCATCGGCGACGCCCCGACCGACATGGGCGCCTTCGAGCTCTACCAGCTCGGCTGGCTGCAGCCCCAGGGGAGGAAGGGCCCGTTCTACGACGTGGCCCGGGCCGGTGAGCGCTCGATGCACCGGCTGGGCTCGAACGTCCCCGCCGCGCGGGGGGCCAAGAACCAGGCCCTCTTCACGCTGCTGCCCGACAAGCAGGTTCCGCTCGAGCTCGGTGAGCCGTACGCGGGCGAGCGCATGTACTGGTCGACGCAGGGTGACGAGATCGAGACGACGATGACCCACGCGGCCACCGCCGGGACGGTCACGGCCCAGGTGAACTTCGACATCGAGCCCGACTGGGACTACGCCTACCTCGAGTCCTCGCCCGACGGGCAGGCGTGGAGCACCGTCCCGACGAACCTGTCGACGAACGGCGACCCCAACGGCCAGAACGAGGGCAACGGGATCACCGGCACGACCGAGGGCGCCTGGGTGCAGCTGAGCGGCACCCTGCCGGCCGGCACGACCCAGATGCGCTTCCGCTACTGGACCGACGTCGCCGCCACCTACCCCGGCATCAAGATCGACCAGGTCGCGCTCGACGGCACGGTCGTCGGCACGGCGGAGACGGACACCGAGGGCTGGACGTTCGACGGCTTCGTCACGACGACGGGCGACGAGGTGCAGGAGTTCTTCAACGCCTACATCGCCGAGAACCGGCAGTACGACGGCTACGACACGAGCCTGCGCACCGCCTACAACTTCGGCTTCCAGGACACGGCCCCCGACCGGGTCGAGACCTACCCGTACCAGAACGGCATGCTCGTCAACTACTGGGACGGCTCGCAGACCGACAACAACGTCGGTGACCACCCCGGCTCCGGGCTCGTGCTGCCGGTCGACGCCCACCCGGCGTTCTCGCACTGGCCCGACGGCACGCTGATGCGCAACCGCATCCTCTCGTACGACTCGACCTTCGGTATGGAGCCGACGCAGGCCATCACGCTGCACAACAACGGGATGACCGGTCGCATCGCGAGCAAGCGGGCCATCCCGGAGTTCGACGACACGAAGACGTGGTGGTACGACTCCGACCAGCACGGCGCGACGGGCTCGCACCCCGGCCGCTACCAGCCGGGCTGGTACTCCGTCGACCCGCCGAAGACGGGCACGACCATCCGCGTCGTCGGCTCCGCCGACAAGGGCGCGGTGCTGACGGTGCGGGTGCAGCCGAAGGGCTGA
- a CDS encoding SURF1 family protein produces the protein MLRGLFTPRWVGYTALLLVAVAACVLLGLWQLGVARDEGLKEAVRSAGVLERAPLQDVLDPHAAFTAPLSNRPVTATGTYDAARSLVVVERRLDGTDGSWVVTPLVTAEGTVAVLRGLTPGTPTTAPTPPTGTVAVDGTLGPGESPRTGPALPGEQRRSVDLASLVNEWPGDLYNAVVFASAERVDGSVVATDLQRVPPPSLDAPLNLRNAAYAVQWWVFGVFAIWMWWKMYRAEQEGAPETVAPREEVAA, from the coding sequence GTGTTGCGAGGCCTGTTCACCCCCCGCTGGGTGGGGTACACCGCGCTGCTGCTCGTCGCGGTGGCGGCCTGCGTGCTGCTCGGCCTCTGGCAGCTCGGCGTCGCCCGCGACGAGGGCCTCAAGGAGGCGGTCCGTTCCGCCGGGGTGCTCGAGCGGGCCCCGCTGCAGGACGTCCTCGACCCGCACGCCGCCTTCACGGCCCCGCTGTCGAACCGGCCCGTCACCGCGACCGGCACCTACGACGCGGCCCGCAGCCTCGTCGTCGTCGAGCGCCGGCTCGACGGCACCGACGGCTCCTGGGTCGTCACCCCGCTCGTCACCGCCGAGGGCACGGTCGCCGTGCTGCGCGGGCTGACCCCGGGCACCCCGACCACCGCCCCGACCCCGCCCACCGGCACGGTGGCGGTCGACGGGACGCTCGGGCCGGGGGAGTCCCCCCGCACCGGGCCGGCCCTGCCCGGCGAGCAGCGCCGGTCGGTCGACCTCGCCTCGCTCGTCAACGAGTGGCCGGGTGACCTCTACAACGCCGTTGTCTTCGCCTCTGCCGAGCGGGTCGACGGGTCGGTCGTCGCCACCGACCTGCAGCGGGTGCCGCCGCCGTCGCTCGACGCGCCGCTGAACCTGCGCAACGCCGCGTACGCCGTGCAGTGGTGGGTGTTCGGGGTCTTCGCGATCTGGATGTGGTGGAAGATGTACCGAGCAGAGCAGGAGGGCGCGCCCGAGACCGTCGCCCCCCGGGAAGAGGTCGCAGCGTGA
- a CDS encoding DUF3817 domain-containing protein yields MSTYPSSLAKPKQIRSALKAYQVMAFIAGVALVVLVVEMVMKYALDMDNFLTRSWSPIHGVLYMLYAASVANLGVKAAWGIERIGKNLLAGFVPVVPWIAEKRNTRETEALLSRAYVADDAAR; encoded by the coding sequence GTGAGCACGTACCCGTCGAGCCTGGCCAAGCCGAAGCAGATCCGCTCGGCGCTCAAGGCCTACCAGGTGATGGCGTTCATCGCCGGTGTCGCCCTCGTCGTCCTCGTCGTCGAGATGGTCATGAAGTACGCGCTCGACATGGACAACTTCCTCACCCGCTCGTGGAGCCCGATCCACGGCGTGCTCTACATGCTCTACGCCGCCAGCGTCGCCAACCTCGGCGTCAAGGCGGCGTGGGGGATCGAGCGCATCGGCAAGAACCTGCTCGCCGGCTTCGTGCCCGTCGTGCCGTGGATCGCGGAGAAGCGCAACACCCGTGAGACCGAGGCCCTGCTCAGCCGGGCCTACGTCGCGGACGACGCCGCCCGCTGA
- a CDS encoding Na+/H+ antiporter subunit A: MAQLLLVHLLAAALAPVLVKVLRNRAFLVLALAPLTGFVWLLTQSGAVRDGSQPEQRIAWVPGLGLDLDFRLTTLSWLLGLLVTGVGALVLLYCRWYFSADDPTLWRFTSVFTAFAGAMFGLVLTDNFLVLYVFWELTTVFSYLLIGHNPASSTNRRAAMQALMVTTLGGLAMLIGIIALGVHHTYSISGLLADPPALDAVTVAAVVLLLVGALSKSALVPFHFWLPGAMAAPTPVSAYLHAAAMVKAGIYLVALLAPVFAGAPAWHALTTGLGLFTMLVGGWRALRQHDIKLLLAYGTVSQLGFIVAVAGLGTRASALAAITLVLGHGLFKSTLFLTVGVIDKATGTRDLRELSGVGRRLLPVAVPACLAALSMAGVAPLAGFVSKEGALEALWSGAREGEPLPGAWGWVALVTMVLGSALTAAYTARFVWGAFARKPGRPDSKVKAPHPGFVAAPLLLGVASLLVGLLAPLVSPYVMPYADEFTVGEQPDSLSLWHGLTVPLVLSLLSLVVGAVLFVGRDRVARAQSGVPAIVDGERGYARVMRWVDRGAVETTAVTQRGSLPIYLTGILLVFVALPGLAAVTRGSMPTVRLWDTPAQAAVGAVIVAACATVLVTRRRLTAVMLVSVTGYGISVLFILHGAPDLAITQMLVETVGLVVFVLTLRRLPSKFTRHPDSPARTWRIALGLAVGTSVAAIALVASGARNVAPVSTDFPTEAYAFGHGQNIVNVTLVDIRAWDTLGEVSVLVAAATGIASLIFVRTRNTRLSLASAKVADAGGSGSASARGTWLHGGRTLRKEKRSVIFEVVTRLIFHIMLAASIFLLFSGHNQPGGGFAGGLVAGLALVVRYLAGGRYELDEALPVDAGLVVGVGLLVAVLSAVAPLAFGGTVLQTTSLDFSMPVWGEVHIVTSVLFDIGVYLIVVGMMLDIVRSLGTGIDRQIADEQRQPQEADA, from the coding sequence GTGGCGCAACTGCTGCTTGTGCATCTGCTCGCCGCCGCCCTCGCGCCGGTGCTCGTCAAGGTGCTGCGCAACCGCGCCTTCCTCGTCCTGGCCCTCGCCCCGCTCACCGGGTTCGTCTGGCTGCTGACCCAGTCCGGGGCCGTGCGCGACGGATCGCAGCCCGAGCAGCGCATCGCGTGGGTGCCGGGGCTGGGCCTCGACCTCGACTTCCGCCTGACGACCCTGTCGTGGCTGCTCGGCCTGCTCGTCACCGGGGTCGGGGCGCTCGTGCTGCTCTACTGCCGCTGGTACTTCAGCGCCGACGACCCCACCCTGTGGCGCTTCACGTCGGTCTTCACGGCTTTCGCCGGCGCCATGTTCGGGCTCGTGCTCACCGACAACTTCCTCGTGCTCTACGTGTTCTGGGAGCTGACGACGGTCTTCTCCTACCTGCTCATCGGGCACAACCCGGCGAGCTCGACGAACCGCCGCGCGGCCATGCAGGCGCTCATGGTCACGACCCTGGGCGGTCTGGCGATGCTCATCGGCATCATCGCCCTCGGGGTGCACCACACGTACTCCATCAGCGGCCTGCTCGCCGACCCGCCCGCGCTCGACGCCGTGACGGTCGCCGCCGTCGTGCTGCTGCTCGTCGGGGCCCTGTCGAAGTCGGCCCTCGTGCCCTTCCACTTCTGGCTCCCCGGGGCGATGGCGGCCCCGACCCCGGTGAGCGCCTACCTGCACGCCGCGGCCATGGTGAAGGCGGGCATCTACCTCGTCGCCCTCCTCGCCCCCGTCTTCGCCGGCGCCCCCGCGTGGCACGCCCTCACGACCGGGCTGGGCCTGTTCACCATGCTCGTCGGCGGCTGGCGGGCCCTGCGCCAGCACGACATCAAGCTGCTGCTCGCCTACGGCACCGTGAGCCAGCTCGGCTTCATCGTCGCGGTCGCCGGCCTCGGCACCCGCGCCTCCGCCCTCGCCGCCATCACCCTCGTGCTCGGCCACGGCCTCTTCAAGTCGACCCTCTTCCTGACGGTCGGGGTCATCGACAAGGCCACCGGCACCCGCGACCTGCGCGAGCTGTCCGGCGTGGGCCGCCGCCTGCTGCCCGTCGCGGTCCCCGCCTGCCTCGCCGCCCTGTCGATGGCGGGCGTCGCCCCCCTCGCCGGCTTCGTGTCGAAAGAGGGCGCGCTCGAGGCGCTCTGGTCCGGCGCCCGCGAGGGCGAGCCGCTGCCCGGGGCCTGGGGCTGGGTCGCGCTCGTCACGATGGTGCTCGGCTCCGCGCTCACCGCCGCCTACACCGCCCGGTTCGTCTGGGGCGCCTTCGCCCGCAAGCCCGGCCGGCCCGACTCGAAGGTCAAGGCGCCGCACCCCGGGTTCGTCGCGGCGCCGCTGCTGCTCGGCGTGGCCTCGCTCCTCGTCGGCCTCCTCGCCCCGCTCGTCTCCCCCTACGTCATGCCCTACGCCGACGAGTTCACGGTCGGCGAGCAGCCCGACTCCCTCTCGCTGTGGCACGGCCTCACGGTGCCGCTCGTGCTGTCGCTGCTCTCGCTCGTGGTCGGTGCCGTGCTCTTCGTCGGTCGCGACCGGGTCGCCCGCGCGCAGTCCGGCGTCCCTGCCATCGTCGACGGCGAGCGCGGCTACGCCCGGGTGATGCGCTGGGTCGACCGCGGCGCGGTCGAGACGACGGCCGTCACGCAGCGCGGATCCCTGCCGATCTACCTCACCGGCATCCTGCTCGTCTTCGTCGCGCTGCCCGGCCTCGCGGCGGTCACCCGCGGGTCGATGCCGACGGTGCGACTGTGGGACACCCCGGCGCAGGCCGCCGTCGGCGCCGTCATCGTGGCCGCCTGCGCCACCGTGCTCGTGACCCGCCGCCGACTGACCGCCGTCATGCTCGTCAGCGTCACCGGCTACGGGATCTCCGTCCTCTTCATCCTCCACGGCGCCCCCGACCTCGCCATCACGCAGATGCTCGTCGAGACCGTCGGTCTCGTCGTCTTCGTGCTCACGCTGCGCCGCCTGCCCTCGAAGTTCACCCGCCACCCCGACTCCCCCGCGCGCACGTGGCGCATCGCCCTCGGGCTCGCGGTCGGCACGTCGGTGGCGGCCATCGCGCTCGTGGCCTCCGGGGCGCGCAACGTGGCACCCGTCTCGACCGACTTCCCCACCGAGGCGTACGCGTTCGGCCACGGCCAGAACATCGTCAACGTCACCCTCGTCGACATCCGCGCGTGGGACACCCTCGGCGAGGTCTCGGTGCTCGTCGCCGCCGCGACCGGCATCGCCAGCCTCATCTTCGTGCGCACCCGCAACACCCGTCTCTCGCTCGCGAGCGCCAAGGTCGCGGATGCCGGTGGGTCGGGCTCCGCGTCCGCGCGCGGCACGTGGCTGCACGGCGGTCGCACCCTGCGCAAGGAGAAGCGGTCGGTCATCTTCGAGGTCGTGACCCGCCTCATCTTCCACATCATGCTGGCGGCCTCGATCTTCCTGCTCTTCTCCGGCCACAACCAACCGGGCGGCGGCTTCGCCGGCGGCCTCGTCGCCGGTCTGGCCCTCGTCGTGCGCTACCTCGCCGGCGGCCGGTACGAGCTCGACGAGGCCCTGCCCGTCGACGCCGGTCTCGTCGTCGGCGTCGGCCTGCTCGTCGCCGTGCTCTCGGCGGTGGCGCCCCTCGCCTTCGGCGGCACGGTGCTGCAGACCACGTCCCTCGACTTCTCGATGCCGGTGTGGGGCGAGGTGCACATCGTCACCTCGGTGCTCTTCGACATCGGCGTCTACCTCATCGTCGTCGGCATGATGCTCGACATCGTGCGCAGCCTCGGCACGGGCATCGACCGCCAGATCGCCGACGAGCAGCGCCAGCCACAGGAGGCCGACGCATGA
- a CDS encoding monovalent cation/H+ antiporter complex subunit F codes for MNVVTAIGMTMLGAAALLLLVRIYRGPSNLDRIVASEVLLIIVIAGIVMDAARNRSTTSLPLLMVLGLVSFVGGVAVTRFMAGNVDDGTDDEPPPATAEQQAWQTSRGAAERAAEEQS; via the coding sequence GTGAACGTCGTCACCGCCATCGGCATGACCATGCTCGGCGCCGCCGCGCTGCTGCTGCTCGTGCGCATCTACCGCGGCCCGAGCAACCTCGACCGCATCGTCGCCTCCGAGGTGCTGCTCATCATCGTCATCGCCGGCATCGTCATGGACGCGGCGCGCAACCGCTCGACGACGAGCCTGCCGCTGCTCATGGTCCTCGGCCTCGTCAGCTTCGTCGGCGGCGTCGCCGTCACCCGGTTCATGGCCGGCAACGTCGACGACGGCACCGACGACGAGCCGCCACCCGCCACCGCCGAGCAGCAGGCGTGGCAGACCTCGCGGGGCGCCGCCGAGCGCGCGGCCGAGGAGCAGTCATGA